The following proteins are co-located in the Hemiscyllium ocellatum isolate sHemOce1 chromosome 34, sHemOce1.pat.X.cur, whole genome shotgun sequence genome:
- the rpp40 gene encoding ribonuclease P protein subunit p40 — MLHNVEKCARHLVVSERSNFRHSKSKHHQHVQAHHYNYKVSILIPECGVIPPGVTAVCRNLGEYYLVKQLPLHQMLEPEFINTFVKKGSLYVLSYNTRIDQDNCISILPTGKLILSVDKDTYEELGLEGQPSMYSHKATVRYNITVSIRDATFVPGTKRYNRVMWALKEKKPLRFDFLMKWHSSGGQETNLVSYFKEYECKVYNPMVSTRILEDIDSPVLLSKELKGKDSESCSSQEFLDWLGAIFSNIGCNNQADNFLSTYCCPWPSTVLDKACLYTISGFILPEEINQILDQLRLYFEEPKLAQWVSMTVHGFADSPVSWGESEHGYLKGGENLYSFVLFSNQDYWLHMAVGAHSACPP; from the exons ATGCTGCACAACGTGGAGAAATGCGCGCGGCACCTAGTGGTTAGTGAAAGAtccaacttcaggcacagcaaATCAAAACACCACCAGCACGTGCAAGCTCATCACTATAACTACAAG GTCTCAATTTTAATACCAGAATGTGGAGTGATACCACCAGGAGTCACTGCTGTCTGCAGAAATTTAGGAGAGTATTATTTGGTAAAGCAGTTGCCACTCCATCAAATGCTTGAGCCTGAATTCATCAACACATTTGTTAAGAAAG GCTCTCTTTATGTGCTTTCGTACAACACCAGAATAGATCAAGACAACTGTATTTCTATACTGCCAACAG GGAAGCTAATTTTATCAGTTGACAAGGATACTTATGAGGAGCTTGGCCTGGAAGGACAACCATCTATGTATTCACATAAGGCAACAGTGAGATACA ATATTACTGTCTCCATTCGTGATGCTACGTTTGTTCCTGGGACAAAAAGATATAACCGTGTAATGTGGGCGTTGAAAGAGAAAAAACCTTTAAGATTTGACTTTTTGATGAAGTGGCATTCCTCAG GTGGACAAGAAACCAATTTGGTGTCTTACTTCAAGGAATATGAATGCAAGGTTTACAATCCTATGGTGTCAACAAGGATATTAGAAGACATTGACAGCCCTGTTCTGCTGAGTAAGGAATTGAAAGGGAAGGACAGTGAATCCTGCAGCTCTCAAGAATTCCTTGACTGGCTTGGTGCAATCTTCAGTAATATTGGTTG CAATAATCAAGCAGACAACTTTCTCTCTACTTACTGCTGCCCTTGGCCCAGCACCGTACTGGATAAAGCTTGCCTTTATACTATTTCGGGATTTATACTTCCAGAAGAGATAAATCAGATATTGGACCAGCTTAG ACTCTATTTTGAGGAACCCAAGTTGGCCCAGTGGGTTAGTATGACAGTACACGGCTTTGCAGATAGCCCGGTTTCCTGGGGAGAAAGTGAACATGGATACCTCAAAGGGGGAGAGAACCTCTACAGTTTTGTTCTCTTCAGTAACCAAGATTACTGGCTGCACATGGCTGTGGGGGCACACAGTGCATGTCCACCATAG